AGCTCATAAGCACCTGATACAGAATCCATCATTTTCTCACTGTGGGATAGTTTGACCCGTTCCTCAGCAAGTAATTCATCTTCTCCCAGTTTTAATCCGGCAGATGAAATTTCTTCTAGCTGAAAACGGTATAAATCAAGCATTTGATAAGCCTTCTGGCTGGATTCCTGCAGCTCTCGCAGTTCTTTCTCCACCTTCGCAAATGCTGAATACTTTTCCTGATAAACCGCCTTAAGCGGCCCGATAATAAGTTCTCCATATGTATCCAGCAGTCCCAGATGCCGTTCTGCCTTCAATAAGTTTTGGTGCTCATGCTGTCCATGAATATTAACTAATTGCTCGCCGATTTCACGAAGCATAGTAAGATTGACCATCTGTCCGTTTACACGCGATGTGCTTTTACCTTGAGAGGTAATCTCGCGGCGTATGATAAGATGCTCTTCACGCTGGGCCTGGATGCCAAGACGCTCCAAAGTATCCCAGACGGGATGACTGCTGGGAAGACTGAAGAGCGCTTCCATCTCTGCTTTTTCACAACCGTAACGAATAGAATCCGCGGAGCCGCGGCCACCTGCAATCAGTCCAAGCGCATCAATAATAATGGATTTACCTGCCCCAGTCTCCCCTGTAAGCACATGGAAGCCGGGATAAAAATGCACATCTACCGCCTCAACGACGGCTAGATTGCGGATAGACAAGGTTTCTAACACTAATAGAGCACCTCCGAGAAGATGATAGGGATTTGATAGAATGAAATCAATACTTTCTTATATTTTATGAAATGTAACCCATGATTTGTGAAATTACGGCCTTACTGTCCTCAGGCTGGCGGCAAATAATAAGAATGGTATCATCACCAGAGAGGGTCCCCATGATTTGTGGCCAGTCAATATTATCAATTAAGGCTGCGACTGAATTAGCCGTACCCGGTAAGCATTTCATCACCACAAGATTAGCCGAGGAATCGATCTGCACAAAATTATCCACCAGAACGCGCTTCAGTTTCTGTATTGGATTGTACCGCTGATCGGTTGGAAGCGAATATTTGTATCTTCCATCATCCATAGGAACCTTGATGAGCAGTAGCTCTTTAATGTCTCGAGAAACGGTAGCTTGAGTAACCTGGAAACCAGATTCACGCAAGGCTTCAACTAGCTCGTCCTGTGTCTCGATATCCTTTTGCGTAATAATCTCACGTATCTTAATATGTCGTTGACCCTTCATTGTTGCCTCCTAAAAGTTTTGTAAGCGATGCTCCCCGAATTGCTTCGGCAAAACTACTTCGGAAGCATACACCTAATTAAATATGGACTCAGTTTGATTCTCCGTCATCTCTGCCAAGCTTAATCACTTGAATGGATCCCGCCGCAACATTAACATACAAAACTCCGCTACATTCCGGATAAATCAGCAAGTACGGAAGCAAGGTATCTCGTAAGCCACTGCCTGTGAAATCCAAAGGTTTGCGTGGTCTGGAAAGGATGACCAAATATATCGATCCTTCCTCCTTAGTCG
The window above is part of the Paenibacillus sp. FSL K6-0276 genome. Proteins encoded here:
- the argR gene encoding transcriptional regulator ArgR; the encoded protein is MKGQRHIKIREIITQKDIETQDELVEALRESGFQVTQATVSRDIKELLLIKVPMDDGRYKYSLPTDQRYNPIQKLKRVLVDNFVQIDSSANLVVMKCLPGTANSVAALIDNIDWPQIMGTLSGDDTILIICRQPEDSKAVISQIMGYIS